The following are encoded in a window of Sminthopsis crassicaudata isolate SCR6 chromosome 3, ASM4859323v1, whole genome shotgun sequence genomic DNA:
- the LOC141559855 gene encoding olfactory receptor OR51C1-like — MFINTTSSLTFLLTGVPGLEAFHNWISIPFCCLYITALSGNSMILFVIITEPSLHEPMYYFLSMLSTTDLGLSISTLVTMLGIFWFNSREISFNACLAQMFFIQLFTVMESSVLLAMAFDRFVAISNPLRYATILTESRIAQIGVAIVTRGTVILTPMVLLLKRLSYCRSHVLHHSYCFHPDVMKLSCTDTKINSAVGLAALISTAGVDSIFIILSYVLIIKTVLSIASPEERHKAFSTCISHIGAVAIFYIPLISLSFVHRFGKQAPPYVHTLIANAYLLIPPVMNPIIYSVKTKEIRRVVLKILLPKSS, encoded by the coding sequence ATGTTTATAAACACTACTTCTTCCCTCACCTTCCTTCTTACTGGTGTTCCTGGACTAGAAGCCTTCCACAATTGGATCTCCATTCCCTTCTGTTGTCTTTACATAACTGCCCTTTCAGGGAATAGCATGATCCTCTTTGTGATCATCACTGAACCAAGCCTCCATGAGCCCATGTACTATTTTCTCTCCATGTTATCCACAACAGACCTGGGTTTGTCTATTTCTACCCTGGTCACAATGCTAGGCATATTCTGGTTCAATTCCAGAGAGATCAGTTTTAATGCCTGCCTGGCCCAAATGTTCTTCATTCAACTCTTCACTGTCATGGAGTCCTCAGTCCTTTTGGCCATGGCCTTTGATCGCTTTGTGGCCATCTCTAACCCACTGCGATATGCCACCATTTTAACAGAATCCAGAATTGCTCAAATTGGAGTGGCAATTGTCACAAGGGGGACAGTCATACTTACACCAATGGTCCTTCTTCTTAAACGCCTGTCTTATTGTCGCAGCCATGTGCTCCATCACTCATACTGTTTCCATCCTGATGTGATGAAACTGTCATGTACAGATACCAAAATCAACAGTGCAGTAGGATTAGCTGCCTTAATCAGCACTGCTGGAGTGGATTCCATCTTTATTATTCTCTCCTATGTCTTGATCATTAAAACTGTTCTCAGCATTGCCTCTCCAGAGGAGCGGCACAAGGCTTTCAGCACATGCATCTCCCACATTGGAGCTGTGGCTATCTTTTACATCCCTCTCATCAGCTTGTCCTTTGTCCACCGATTTGGGAAGCAAGCTCCTCCTTATGTGCACACACTCATTGCCAATGCTTACCTACTCATACCCCCGGTGATGAATCCAATTATCTATAGTGTGAAGACCAAGGAAATTCGCAGAGTGGTGCTCAAAATCCTACTTCCCAAAAGTTCCTAG